One genomic region from Sphingomonas paeninsulae encodes:
- a CDS encoding autotransporter outer membrane beta-barrel domain-containing protein, producing the protein MAIKSIRKRLFLSPAIVTGMTLFSGTAWADCVADTTGQTVSCTSSSTGYSTSAPGVAVTVTNGASVTGSGLQAVGANSSVDTLGTINTGSGTTAVSLGGNGTITEEAAASGAITGNILFGAATGAQVNTVNNLSTTNGIAGLITSVGNTTINNSGLVSGGIVETTASGADTVNIINSTGATITGAITTSDTTNLMNTGTITGTTTTTAPLTITNNVGGVITGSITGTTPAVGSGFLSVLNNGAITGDIIETAGSTAGSVTVNNNSGATLTGNITTADATNFTNAGTYAGIITNTSIVPGSVNNSGTMTLSGIMTGTLTNSGTLTVGTTASPAAPALLTINGSYSQTGVLNVPMLSSAVAGTGYGQIHTTGTAALAGTINVTPVQGFYPTGSTYNIVLADQGITNNGVTVNGVTTVSPFLTFTSNGVVTVSGAQQALQIAATRTATYISVLAPTATANQLAVAGGAQTAASGGFQNLVNTANVAPTGDAAVLVGGVDFMTVAQAQTFFDQVSPQGYGAYVTALQDQGNLFSRQINMRLDTLGITKDATPGLWLTPYFQRGKAGGNTYGSGETIFGIQGGVDVGNEFAHGGMSVGYSKANVDYNVGNLTGSDSSLQVGAYGGITLKRFNADLQIDYIHGSVSASKSIALGATSRTATADTSANLFKAVATLGYNFGGESNRIQPFVGFDFNKGKINGFTEGGANSADLTVDGLNADRQDVLVGFDYARMTGSVRPYLHLAYRYNLLNPNTQITAMFNADPTTSFTVTDLVPSRSEEDANAGVRFQADDWGSYLFVGYQGTIRSGLTSHGVNAGVLVAF; encoded by the coding sequence GTGGCCATTAAGAGTATCCGCAAACGTCTTTTCCTTTCTCCGGCAATTGTGACGGGAATGACGCTCTTCTCCGGCACAGCCTGGGCGGACTGCGTAGCCGACACGACGGGACAGACGGTAAGCTGTACCTCCAGTTCAACAGGTTATTCTACCTCTGCCCCCGGTGTTGCGGTTACCGTTACCAATGGGGCATCGGTAACCGGGAGCGGCTTGCAGGCAGTCGGGGCCAACAGTTCGGTCGATACTCTCGGCACCATCAATACCGGCTCTGGCACGACGGCCGTTTCGCTCGGCGGCAACGGGACGATAACAGAGGAAGCGGCAGCATCCGGCGCGATCACAGGAAATATTCTGTTCGGCGCAGCAACGGGTGCTCAGGTTAATACGGTCAATAATCTCAGTACGACGAACGGAATCGCCGGTTTAATCACGTCCGTCGGAAACACGACAATCAACAATTCCGGCCTCGTGAGCGGCGGCATCGTCGAAACGACGGCCAGCGGCGCCGACACGGTCAATATAATAAATTCCACCGGTGCGACGATTACCGGCGCCATTACGACCTCCGATACGACCAACCTGATGAATACCGGCACGATCACCGGGACTACCACGACGACGGCTCCTTTAACCATCACCAACAATGTTGGCGGCGTTATCACCGGGAGCATCACCGGCACCACGCCGGCGGTGGGCTCCGGATTTCTTTCCGTACTCAATAACGGAGCGATTACCGGCGATATCATAGAGACGGCGGGAAGCACGGCTGGATCGGTCACGGTCAACAATAACAGCGGCGCAACGCTCACCGGCAACATCACGACGGCAGACGCAACGAATTTCACAAACGCTGGCACTTACGCCGGTATTATCACCAACACATCCATCGTTCCGGGCAGCGTAAACAACAGCGGCACCATGACGCTTTCGGGCATTATGACAGGAACCCTGACCAACAGCGGAACTCTGACGGTCGGAACAACCGCCAGCCCCGCCGCACCGGCCCTGCTCACCATCAATGGCAGTTATTCGCAGACGGGCGTGCTCAATGTTCCGATGCTTTCGTCGGCCGTCGCCGGCACCGGATACGGCCAGATTCACACTACGGGTACGGCGGCTCTGGCTGGAACGATCAACGTTACGCCGGTTCAGGGATTTTACCCGACCGGCAGCACCTATAATATCGTTCTCGCCGATCAGGGTATCACCAATAATGGCGTTACCGTGAATGGCGTTACGACGGTGTCACCGTTCCTGACCTTCACATCCAATGGCGTGGTAACAGTCTCTGGCGCGCAACAGGCTTTGCAGATCGCGGCAACACGGACCGCCACCTACATATCGGTACTGGCACCAACCGCTACCGCCAATCAGCTCGCCGTTGCAGGCGGAGCCCAGACTGCGGCAAGCGGTGGCTTTCAGAACCTCGTGAATACAGCCAATGTTGCGCCCACCGGCGATGCTGCGGTCCTTGTAGGCGGCGTGGACTTTATGACCGTCGCACAGGCGCAGACGTTCTTCGATCAGGTTAGTCCGCAGGGCTATGGCGCTTATGTCACAGCATTGCAGGATCAGGGAAATCTGTTCAGCCGCCAGATCAACATGCGCCTCGATACGCTTGGCATAACAAAGGATGCTACGCCGGGTCTGTGGCTGACACCTTATTTCCAGCGCGGTAAAGCGGGCGGCAACACCTATGGCAGCGGCGAGACTATCTTTGGTATTCAGGGCGGCGTGGACGTCGGCAATGAATTTGCGCACGGCGGAATGTCCGTCGGATATTCAAAGGCCAATGTCGATTATAATGTCGGCAACCTCACTGGTTCTGACAGCAGTCTTCAGGTGGGTGCCTATGGTGGCATTACGCTGAAACGCTTCAATGCCGATCTCCAGATCGACTATATTCACGGTTCAGTTTCAGCCAGCAAGTCAATTGCTCTTGGAGCTACGTCAAGGACAGCAACCGCCGATACGAGCGCCAATCTCTTTAAGGCTGTTGCTACGCTGGGCTATAATTTTGGTGGCGAAAGTAACCGGATACAGCCCTTCGTCGGCTTCGATTTCAACAAGGGTAAAATCAATGGCTTTACCGAAGGCGGGGCCAACAGCGCGGATCTGACCGTCGATGGGTTGAACGCAGACCGTCAGGATGTGCTGGTTGGATTCGACTATGCCCGCATGACAGGATCGGTCCGCCCCTATCTGCATCTGGCCTATCGTTATAATTTGCTCAATCCTAACACGCAGATCACCGCGATGTTCAACGCCGATCCGACCACCAGTTTCACCGTTACCGACCTTGTACCATCGCGTTCAGAAGAAGACGCGAATGCCGGGGTCCGGTTTCAGGCGGACGATTGGGGCTCATACCTCTTTGTCGGCTATCAGGGAACAATTCGCAGCGGCCTGACCAGTCACGGTGTCAACGCTGGCGTATTGGTGGCATTCTAA
- a CDS encoding sodium:calcium antiporter, translating into MHSIWLTIGLLLGSAITIYLACEFFVNGVEWVGQRLAVGQKATGTILAAFGTALPESVVTLVAVAFGATAASKDLGVGAALGGPLALSTIAYATVGIVLIATRRHLPNTAAIRDEFRRLSRDQGWFLVLFAAKIALGLVLFAWKPWFGVLFLVAYGLYVRQEMTGPGDDEEGELEPLKIQPHTENPSTAWAIAQTLMALVVIFIASRVFVSQLEDLGPALGLKPQLLALLLSPIATELPETMNAIIWVRQGKHRLALANISGSMMIQATVPTALGLFFTPWMLGTPLLVAAGATAIAVGIMFIAFRRGVLSRKLLAAMGLLYLVFAAILVGLHVTG; encoded by the coding sequence ATGCATTCGATCTGGTTGACGATCGGCCTGCTGTTAGGCTCGGCAATTACTATCTATCTGGCCTGCGAGTTTTTCGTGAACGGTGTGGAGTGGGTCGGCCAGCGCCTTGCCGTGGGACAGAAAGCCACCGGAACCATATTGGCCGCGTTCGGAACGGCGTTGCCCGAAAGCGTGGTGACGTTGGTGGCCGTCGCATTCGGTGCGACTGCGGCGTCGAAAGACCTTGGTGTCGGCGCAGCCCTTGGTGGGCCACTGGCCTTGTCCACAATCGCTTATGCAACGGTCGGCATTGTCTTGATTGCGACCCGAAGGCACTTGCCGAACACGGCCGCTATTAGAGACGAATTCCGACGGTTGAGCCGCGATCAGGGTTGGTTTTTGGTCCTTTTTGCGGCGAAAATCGCGCTCGGTCTGGTTCTGTTCGCGTGGAAGCCGTGGTTCGGTGTCCTGTTCCTGGTCGCCTATGGCCTGTATGTCCGACAGGAGATGACCGGCCCCGGCGACGACGAAGAAGGCGAGCTTGAGCCGCTCAAGATTCAACCCCATACCGAAAACCCAAGCACAGCATGGGCGATCGCCCAGACGCTGATGGCGCTGGTCGTGATCTTTATTGCGTCACGCGTGTTTGTTTCGCAACTCGAAGACCTTGGTCCGGCACTCGGCCTGAAACCCCAATTGCTCGCGCTTCTCCTCAGTCCAATCGCGACCGAACTGCCCGAAACCATGAACGCGATCATCTGGGTTCGACAGGGTAAACATCGGTTGGCCCTTGCCAATATCTCTGGGTCGATGATGATTCAGGCGACCGTGCCAACTGCGCTCGGCTTGTTCTTCACGCCGTGGATGCTTGGCACGCCGCTTTTGGTGGCGGCCGGCGCGACGGCGATCGCGGTGGGGATCATGTTCATTGCGTTTCGGCGAGGCGTCCTATCGCGCAAGCTGCTTGCGGCAATGGGGCTGCTCTATCTTGTGTTTGCGGCGATATTGGTCGGATTGCATGTCACCGGGTGA
- a CDS encoding LLM class flavin-dependent oxidoreductase: MASGPNNTSEFLWYIPNEVEAGHRGDALDDKHNSLETLTNHAKSLEEHGWKGALIGTGWGRPDTFTVATALATRTTTFEPLIAIRPGYWRPANFASAAATLDALTGGRVRINIVSGQDNLAAYGDSEGDQAHRYARTREFMRTVRRLWTEENVSTVGEHFQVTGSTVMPRLHEHNGRRHPKLYFGGASEAAERVSATEADVQLFWGEPLDGVQERIERLKSLSKELDRDLAPLEFGLRITTLVRDTTEQAWADAEAKVAEMAQKADNSGRKDYHRNGVATGQQRLLDLHSRGEVLDENLYTAPGKYGGGGAGTTWLVGSAEDVARSLRKYEALGITHFVLSDTPYLSEIKRQGDQLLPLLRAGAG, from the coding sequence ATGGCAAGCGGCCCGAACAACACTTCCGAATTTCTCTGGTATATTCCAAATGAGGTCGAGGCCGGTCATCGTGGGGACGCCCTGGACGACAAACACAACAGCCTCGAAACTCTAACCAACCATGCCAAATCATTGGAGGAGCATGGCTGGAAAGGCGCTCTCATCGGAACCGGCTGGGGACGGCCCGACACCTTCACGGTCGCCACAGCGCTCGCCACCCGAACCACGACCTTCGAACCACTGATTGCGATCCGTCCAGGTTACTGGCGACCCGCCAACTTCGCATCGGCCGCTGCAACGCTCGACGCACTGACGGGTGGCCGCGTGCGAATCAACATCGTGTCGGGTCAGGACAATCTGGCGGCATACGGCGATAGTGAGGGGGATCAGGCCCACCGCTATGCACGGACCAGAGAATTCATGCGGACGGTCCGCCGCCTGTGGACCGAGGAAAATGTCTCAACAGTGGGAGAACATTTTCAGGTCACAGGATCGACCGTCATGCCCCGCCTGCACGAACATAATGGTCGTCGGCACCCAAAGCTTTATTTCGGCGGCGCATCGGAAGCGGCCGAGCGTGTCTCCGCCACCGAAGCCGACGTCCAGCTATTTTGGGGCGAGCCTCTGGATGGCGTTCAGGAACGGATCGAACGGCTAAAATCGTTGAGCAAGGAACTGGACCGCGACCTTGCTCCACTGGAATTTGGGTTGCGGATCACGACGCTCGTGCGCGACACCACCGAGCAAGCGTGGGCGGACGCCGAGGCCAAGGTCGCCGAAATGGCCCAAAAAGCCGACAATAGTGGTCGCAAGGATTATCACCGAAACGGCGTCGCAACCGGGCAACAGCGGCTGCTCGATCTCCATTCCCGTGGTGAGGTTCTGGACGAAAACCTGTACACAGCACCGGGCAAATATGGCGGTGGCGGAGCGGGCACGACATGGCTGGTTGGCTCGGCAGAAGACGTGGCCCGTTCCTTACGCAAATACGAGGCACTGGGCATCACGCATTTCGTACTTTCGGACACACCCTATCTCTCTGAAATCAAGAGGCAGGGCGACCAGTTGCTTCCCTTGTTACGCGCAGGCGCAGGATAA
- a CDS encoding efflux RND transporter periplasmic adaptor subunit yields the protein MATDGVSDQNELMEADGHGRRLSPRAKSLSWIAGIIGLILLVGFAYFLSHKGSATGPKSGAGRGGGSRGAGGMNQPTTVGTAKAVSADLPILVEALGTVTPAATVTVRPQVSGTITQILYTEGQLVKRGQAIAIIDPRPYSAVLLQAQGALIRDRAQLENARVQLQRYDTLLKQDSIARQDRDTQAALVHQLQGTIVLDQGAVQQAQINVGFTKIVSPVTGRVGLRVIDVGNYIAAGDANGVAVVTTLQPIDVEFAVPQQKAPSIQKRIAQGATIAAIALDSTRTQQLDSGRFSTLDNRVDPTTGTIKGKARFANAGNQLYPSQFVNVRLTVDTISNVVTVPPSAVRSGPDGSFVWLLKGDRSVTERKVTTGISDNDKMQITNGLAIGETIITDGGDRLTEGAKVTLPGDKPATGAGGAGKGKHRRAAQGG from the coding sequence ATGGCGACTGACGGCGTGAGCGATCAAAACGAGCTTATGGAAGCCGATGGCCACGGTCGTCGCCTGTCGCCAAGGGCAAAGTCCCTCAGTTGGATCGCTGGCATAATCGGCCTGATCCTGCTGGTCGGTTTTGCGTATTTCCTGTCGCATAAAGGCTCAGCGACGGGTCCGAAAAGCGGTGCCGGTCGGGGCGGCGGCAGCCGGGGAGCCGGCGGCATGAATCAGCCGACGACCGTTGGGACTGCAAAAGCGGTAAGCGCCGACCTGCCAATTCTGGTCGAAGCACTTGGCACGGTGACCCCGGCGGCAACGGTTACCGTCCGACCGCAAGTTTCGGGCACGATTACCCAGATACTTTACACCGAGGGTCAGTTGGTTAAGCGCGGTCAGGCAATCGCGATCATCGACCCCCGCCCCTATAGCGCGGTATTGCTTCAGGCGCAGGGCGCGCTGATCCGCGACCGTGCACAGCTTGAAAACGCGCGGGTGCAACTTCAGCGTTACGACACATTGTTGAAACAGGATTCGATTGCGCGTCAGGACAGGGATACTCAGGCGGCGCTCGTTCATCAGCTTCAGGGAACGATCGTGCTCGATCAGGGTGCCGTTCAACAGGCGCAGATCAACGTGGGCTTTACCAAAATCGTATCACCGGTCACCGGGCGCGTCGGCTTGAGGGTGATAGATGTCGGCAACTATATCGCTGCCGGGGATGCCAACGGCGTCGCTGTCGTTACCACATTGCAGCCCATCGACGTCGAATTCGCAGTACCGCAGCAAAAAGCACCTTCGATCCAGAAGCGCATCGCTCAGGGTGCGACCATTGCTGCGATTGCGCTCGACAGCACACGCACGCAGCAACTCGATTCAGGACGATTCTCAACGCTCGACAACCGGGTCGATCCCACGACCGGCACCATCAAAGGCAAAGCGAGATTTGCGAACGCGGGCAACCAGCTCTACCCGAGCCAGTTCGTCAACGTGCGTTTGACGGTGGACACGATCAGCAATGTCGTAACAGTTCCGCCATCAGCGGTCCGCTCCGGTCCCGACGGCAGCTTCGTCTGGCTTCTCAAGGGAGACCGCAGCGTCACGGAACGTAAGGTTACGACCGGCATATCCGATAACGACAAAATGCAGATCACCAATGGTCTTGCCATCGGGGAAACGATCATAACCGACGGCGGCGATCGATTGACCGAAGGCGCAAAGGTTACGCTTCCCGGCGATAAACCAGCGACCGGAGCGGGCGGTGCCGGCAAGGGCAAGCACCGCCGCGCCGCACAGGGCGGCTGA
- a CDS encoding sensor histidine kinase: MIRKPRSLYGQIILAQSLVILAIALALTFGLSFLLRQTADDFVNGRLHRDASRVAAALVRNDHGIELRPGAHMGISFDAKQGSRTFGVFDDKGVLVASSARALPPAAIRMERTDKESSFHHKSLNILIMPIGNLLPAAGSLPRAWVVIAQDNRNPEVIVDDVIAFFLSRLVWLVPLTILSLLLLTAFVARQGTRAIARVSREADLIGPGRLDQRLTIEGLPAEAQPLARATNRALDRLEYAYLSQSEFVSNVAHELRTPLALIALRAEVADDQLKAQLLIGVKRAARVIDQLLALASLENAERSSTTSDLVDAARVTVELYAPIVLNSGRSISFDAGTAGVIAIRIPLGIIEIALGNLIDNAIRHTPVGTRIVVSVAPSGSLEVADDGPGIAADQRSNARKRYWRADNSRSDSAGLGLAIVERIMSTYGGALNIGQSADGGTSVVLAFTAIE; encoded by the coding sequence ATGATAAGGAAGCCGCGTTCGCTGTACGGGCAGATTATACTGGCCCAGTCGCTGGTTATCCTCGCCATCGCCCTGGCGCTGACCTTTGGTTTGTCCTTTCTGCTGCGACAGACCGCTGATGATTTCGTGAATGGCCGCCTGCACCGCGATGCGAGCCGTGTTGCGGCGGCGCTTGTCCGCAACGACCACGGCATAGAGTTGCGTCCGGGCGCACATATGGGAATATCCTTTGACGCCAAACAAGGCAGCCGAACCTTTGGCGTATTTGATGACAAGGGTGTTCTTGTCGCCAGCAGCGCGCGCGCGCTGCCACCTGCCGCCATTCGCATGGAGCGTACGGACAAAGAGTCCTCCTTCCATCACAAATCACTGAACATCCTGATCATGCCGATCGGTAATTTATTACCGGCGGCGGGGTCATTACCCAGAGCATGGGTGGTGATCGCGCAGGACAATCGCAATCCGGAAGTGATCGTCGATGACGTGATCGCCTTTTTCCTATCCCGATTGGTCTGGCTTGTCCCTTTGACGATCCTCAGCCTGCTTTTGCTGACCGCTTTCGTGGCACGGCAAGGCACGCGAGCGATTGCCAGAGTGTCGCGGGAGGCGGATCTTATAGGGCCGGGTAGATTGGACCAAAGGCTTACGATCGAGGGTTTGCCTGCTGAGGCGCAGCCACTCGCCAGGGCCACCAATCGCGCGCTCGACCGTCTCGAATACGCCTATCTCAGCCAAAGCGAATTTGTCAGCAATGTGGCCCATGAGTTGCGCACGCCACTGGCCCTGATTGCCCTGCGCGCCGAAGTGGCCGATGATCAATTGAAGGCGCAATTGCTGATCGGCGTCAAACGGGCGGCGCGCGTTATCGACCAGTTGCTGGCACTGGCTTCGCTTGAAAACGCCGAACGCTCGTCCACGACAAGCGATCTGGTCGACGCGGCGAGGGTGACCGTCGAACTTTACGCGCCAATTGTGCTCAACAGTGGCCGTTCGATCTCGTTCGATGCAGGTACGGCCGGCGTCATCGCCATTCGAATACCGCTCGGGATCATAGAGATCGCGCTCGGCAATCTGATCGACAATGCCATTCGTCATACACCGGTTGGCACGCGGATCGTTGTGTCGGTTGCACCTTCCGGGTCGCTTGAAGTTGCCGACGATGGTCCGGGCATCGCCGCCGATCAAAGGTCGAATGCCCGCAAACGATATTGGCGCGCCGATAACTCACGAAGCGATAGCGCCGGACTGGGGCTCGCCATCGTGGAACGGATCATGAGTACATATGGCGGCGCATTGAATATCGGGCAAAGTGCCGATGGCGGCACGTCGGTCGTACTCGCCTTCACTGCGATAGAGTAA
- a CDS encoding response regulator gives MRLLIVEDDAELADALMAAFERHDIHCDHAKSAGDTLQMVATTSYSLIVLDLGLPDESGLSVIKRMRSRGQVEPVIILTARSDAPTRLEGLRSGADDFIVKPFLFDELHARVEAVLRRQGGYVDRRIGIGDLSLDTETRELTICGEQISMSIRETELLEILLRRSEHVTPKRVLEDQLFGSGDTLGSNAVEVYVHRIRQKLKSRSLDVELQTVRGIGYILKRLR, from the coding sequence ATGCGCTTGCTAATTGTCGAGGACGACGCCGAACTTGCCGACGCGCTTATGGCGGCGTTCGAGCGGCATGATATTCATTGCGATCACGCAAAGTCGGCGGGCGATACGCTGCAAATGGTGGCGACGACGAGCTATTCGCTGATCGTGCTTGACCTAGGTTTGCCCGATGAAAGCGGATTGAGCGTGATTAAGCGGATGCGTTCGCGGGGGCAGGTGGAACCGGTTATCATATTGACAGCGCGCAGCGACGCGCCGACGCGTCTGGAGGGCCTGAGATCGGGTGCGGACGACTTTATCGTGAAGCCGTTTCTGTTCGATGAGCTTCATGCAAGAGTCGAAGCGGTCCTCCGGCGGCAGGGTGGCTATGTCGATCGCCGCATCGGCATCGGTGATCTGTCGCTCGACACCGAAACCCGCGAACTGACGATCTGTGGCGAGCAAATCTCGATGTCGATCCGTGAAACCGAATTGCTGGAAATATTGCTTCGCCGCAGCGAGCATGTGACGCCCAAGCGTGTTCTTGAAGACCAGCTTTTCGGGTCCGGCGATACGCTCGGTTCAAATGCGGTCGAGGTCTATGTGCATCGCATTCGGCAAAAACTGAAAAGCCGGTCGCTCGACGTGGAACTGCAGACGGTGCGTGGTATCGGTTACATCCTGAAACGGCTGCGATGA